The genomic stretch TTTCCAGACATATTGCTATTGCCATTATTCTCTGGTATGGTGGAGGTCAGATCCTTAGAAATGCTCTTACTTTAGGAATGTTAATGGCTTTTATCAGGTATATGGAGAGATTCTTTGAACCAGTAAATCATCTCAGTGAGAAGTTCAATATTCTACAGGCGGCTATGTCCGGAGCAGAAAGAGTATTTGATCTGATGGCAAAAGATCCCCAAGAATATCGGGAAGAAAAAACAACAGGAATGAAATTGAAGGGTGAGATTGAATTCAAAAATGTCTGGCTTACTTATAATCAGCCCCTTGGGGCGAGGGGCGAAGAGCAAAGGGCTAATGACGAAGAGTATGGCTTTGTCTTGCGAGATATCTCTTTCAAGGTCAGAGCAGGGGAGAAGGTCGCTCTGGTTGGTCATACCGGTTCCGGCAAAACATCGATAATTAATCTGATAGGAGAAATGTATCCCTTCCAAAGAGGTGAAATTCTGCTGGATAGTAAAAGCATCAAAGAGTATTCTATTGATGACTTACGTAATAATGTCGGGATAGTACAGCAAGATGTATTTCTCTTTTCTGGGACTATTAAAGATAATATTGTTTTGAATAACAGGAATTTAAGCGATGAGGATATAATCCGCATTGGTAAGTATGTAAATGTTGATAGATTTATCAGTCATTTACCTCACGGATATTATGAACCCGTGATGGAAAGAGGAGCCACTTTCTCGGTCGGACAGAGACAGCTTATTGCCTTTGCCCGAGTGCTTGCCTATGATCCGGCAATATTCATTCTCGATGAAGCCACTTCCAATATTGATACAGAAACTGAGATCCTGATCCAAGACGCTTTGAAAAAAGTCATGAAAGATAGAACTTCGATCATTATTGCCCACCGGATCTCTACTATTCAAAATGTTGACAGAATTATCGTTCTTCATAAAGGTAAAATTGTTGAAGAGGGACATCACAACGAGCTTATTGCCAATAAAAATCTCTACTATGATCTCTATCAGCTGCAATATGCTTAGATAAGAAGATGATGATTAAATCCAAGAAAAAAAGGGGATGCAATGGTTCAGATATATACTGGTGATGGGAAAGGTAAAACCACGGCTGCTTTGGGATCTATAGCGCGAATGTTGGGTTATGGGAAGAGGGTCTGTTTGATCCAGTTTATGAAGAAGAATATCTCTTATGGTGAGATTCGATTTTATGAAAAGATCGAATTGATAGATATCTTTCAGTTTGGAACTGATAAATTGATCGAACCGGGGCACCCTTCTGTCATTGATTTTGATGAGGCACAGGCAGCTCTGACAAAAGCGCGTGAAGCCATTAATAGTAATCAGTATAACTTAATTGTTCTTGATGAAATAAATGTTGCTGTAGCTTGGGGTTTGATCGATCTGGGGGATCAAATAAAACTCTTAGATATTAAAACTCAGTCAGAAATAATAATGACCGGTAGATCAGCTCATCCCCAAATTATCGAGAAAGCTGATCTGGTTACTGAAATGAAAGAAGTAAAACATTACTACCCAAAAGGGGTTAAAGCCAGAAAGGGCTTTGAGTTTTAGATCCGATATATTCTTGTCGGGAAACTTAATAAACAATAAAGTAAAAGGAGAGGTCGAAGATGAAAAACTTACTTATAGTACTCTTGATCATCATAGTTGTCATCATAATATTTGTCGGTCTGTTTATTGGCAGATATAATAGAATGCAACAGTTAAGGGTTAATATTGATCAGGGATGGGCTGATGTTCAGACACAGCTTATGCGTCGTTTTGATTTGATACCAAATTTAGTGGAAACGGTCAGAGGATATGCAGCTCACGAACAGGAGACTTTTAGAGCCGTCACAGAAGCTCGAGCCAGAGTCGGTGGGATCATGGAAGTTTCAGAAGATTTACTAAATGACCCGGAAGCATTCCAAAGATTTCAAGAAGCGCAAAATACTTTAGCCGGTGCTGTGCAACGACTCTTAATGGTGACAGAAGCTTATCCTGAGCTAAAAGCTAATCAAAATTTTATCAGATTACAGGATGAATTAGCCGGAACAGAAAACAGGATCGCTGTAGAGAGAAGAAGATTCAACGAAGCTGTAGGAGAGTATAATCGAACTATAGTTGTCTTCCCGAATAATATGATTGCCGGTATGTTCAATCTGGAAAGAGCTCAATTCTTTGAAGCTCCAGAAGAAACACAAGTTGCACCAACTGTTGAGTTTTAATTACATAATCCCCTCATTTGACTAATTAGCCTGAAAAAAACAAAACGGGTCAAATGAGGGGTTTATTATCACCCATGTGTAATGTCGAGCGAAGCACCCTCCCCTTTTGTCATGTCGAGCGTAGTCGAGACATCTCATCACGGTGGCTGGTAAAGGAATCTACATTATGTTTTTTAATACTCTGGTCGGTGTTGAGATCTCTCCATTACGAAAGACTTACTACCGTAACTCTTTCTCCAGTCGAGATGACAAAGAAGAAATTGCTTTCTTGTGGCTGCTTTCGACCTTTCGATAAAAAGGGTAGACACTGCATCTGCTTTAATGCAACTTTAGCAAAAGTTAACTCAAACACTTTATGAGATGGGATAAATTATTATACAGAAAAACGATCATTAACTACCTGCTCTACCCGTTTTCTCTGAGCTTCTCACTGATTTTAGTCATGCGAAGGAAAGCTTACCAAACAGGAATCTTCAGCAGTTTTAAGGCCGATATTAAGACCATATCAGTTGGAAACATCGTCAGTGGTGGAAGTGGCAAGACACCTTTCACTATATACTTAGCTAAATTACTAACACTAAGAGGGTATAAAGTAGCCGTCTCTCACCGTGGATACAAAGGAAAGTACGAAAAGACCAACCTTCTTATATCAGACAGGGAAAAGCTCAGATACGATTGCCCCCAAGCGGGAGATGAAGCGATCTTAATTGCTCGAAAGCTGTCGGGTATTCCCGTTATTGTCGGCAGAGACAGAAAAAGATCCATAATAATACTCCAAAATGAGTTTCCGGACTTAGATTTAATTATTCTCGATGATTCTTTTCAACATCTAAAAGTAAGAAAGGATCTTGAGTTTGTACTCTTTAACTCTCAAACAAAGCTTGGGAATGGTTTTGTCTTGCCGGCAGGAATATTAAGAGAACCCATAAAAGCACTGTATCAATCGGACTGTCTTGTTTACAACGGTACCGACGAAGTACCCGGCATACTGCAGAGATTCAATAAGAAGATAATCAGAGTTGATTATCAGATGTTCAATATCACACTACCCAATGGTGAAACGCTATCTCCGGATTCATTAAAAGATAAAAGGATAGCTCTTATTTCAGGCATAGGACAACCGAGATCATTTGAACAGACAGTAACCATGGCTGGACTAAAGTATGAAAAACATTTTTGCTTTCCCGATCACTATGATTATCAAGACAACAAAAAACTCGAGAGAATGATTCAAGAGATAAAAAATAGATTTGATTTGCTCTTGACGACAGAGAAAGATTTTATCAAAATTAATAAATATTCCGATTCATTACCTTTAGCTTCAGTAAATATCGAATTAGAATCTCCGGACGAAGAGTTATTGATCATGCTCTGTGAAGAGAAATTATTGCAGATTTAAGAATAAATACTAATTAAACAGTAGGTAAACGCGGGCACGGCTGTAGCCGTGCCCGCGGCTCTCTAATATTTTCTCAAAATATGTCCTAAAAATAATCCAATATATTATGTACTTCTTTATCCTGAAGAGGTTACTCTGTCAGGGAGTAAGATACAACACTCTTTCATTTGATTCAGCACCACTCATCG from Candidatus Cloacimonadota bacterium encodes the following:
- a CDS encoding LemA family protein, with product MKNLLIVLLIIIVVIIIFVGLFIGRYNRMQQLRVNIDQGWADVQTQLMRRFDLIPNLVETVRGYAAHEQETFRAVTEARARVGGIMEVSEDLLNDPEAFQRFQEAQNTLAGAVQRLLMVTEAYPELKANQNFIRLQDELAGTENRIAVERRRFNEAVGEYNRTIVVFPNNMIAGMFNLERAQFFEAPEETQVAPTVEF
- a CDS encoding cob(I)yrinic acid a,c-diamide adenosyltransferase encodes the protein MVQIYTGDGKGKTTAALGSIARMLGYGKRVCLIQFMKKNISYGEIRFYEKIELIDIFQFGTDKLIEPGHPSVIDFDEAQAALTKAREAINSNQYNLIVLDEINVAVAWGLIDLGDQIKLLDIKTQSEIIMTGRSAHPQIIEKADLVTEMKEVKHYYPKGVKARKGFEF
- the lpxK gene encoding tetraacyldisaccharide 4'-kinase, producing MRWDKLLYRKTIINYLLYPFSLSFSLILVMRRKAYQTGIFSSFKADIKTISVGNIVSGGSGKTPFTIYLAKLLTLRGYKVAVSHRGYKGKYEKTNLLISDREKLRYDCPQAGDEAILIARKLSGIPVIVGRDRKRSIIILQNEFPDLDLIILDDSFQHLKVRKDLEFVLFNSQTKLGNGFVLPAGILREPIKALYQSDCLVYNGTDEVPGILQRFNKKIIRVDYQMFNITLPNGETLSPDSLKDKRIALISGIGQPRSFEQTVTMAGLKYEKHFCFPDHYDYQDNKKLERMIQEIKNRFDLLLTTEKDFIKINKYSDSLPLASVNIELESPDEELLIMLCEEKLLQI